The DNA window cttcctccccactcctagccctttcctatctcttcatcgccataagacttgccagtacctgtgtcagtgcaacttaAAGCCAATATTGCGAAACACCCAATCCTCGAACCATGGAAATTAACCAAGCAAGATTAAAATACTGAATCAGCTAAGAATCTAAcccaaggccagtatgctgaccacaTGGCCAAGAAGCCAGACATTTCAGTATAAAGATCAGAAATTCTTTGACTTACAAGAATGTTAAGGGGCTAACAACCAAAAATTCCAAAACAAGTATCGATCCAAATTTAACTTATGTTGACAATGGTCTGAAATGTTTTGGTACCGGTACATTGCATCACTTATTGAGAATCAAGCCTTCTCCTTCccaaacagaaaattaaaaaaccTTGGGGTCTCACTATTACTCCATATTGAACTTATGAAACCAAGAATGTCTTTAGTTTTTATCTGTCCAGTATTAAAACAATGCTGGGTAAAACTCTCAGACAGTGGGTGCCAATTCAATCTTGTTAATGTTGGGTACCAGTCATACAAACTATGATGGTCAATTAATGTGAAGTGGCCAATTACATGCCTCTTTTCAGTATAGGCCTAACTTAATAAGTAGTTAGACTTTGcatttgggtgtgtgtgtgtgtgtgtgtgtgcatatatTATACGCTGAGCTAAGTAATCAGGATTGTGTATATAGATCTAATTAATTTTTATCACCATTTACTTGATAAAAGAAGTTAAGATTGAAGTAAGATGTGTTACTCGAAACATGTAACTCTGCATTTGAGAGTTTTACCCAATGTTGTAATCTTAAGGcttcaaaattattttaaagaaaatgtcaCAACTTCACATATTAAAACCTGTTTATAAGTCTGACGGCTGAAGATGAAACTAAACGCTAACAGAATATAGGCTAAGATTTAAATGACCCTGACCTTCAACATATGCATTATCCTTTCCATGAGTGAAGGAATAGATTACAAAGCTTCAAAGCTGAAGATTAAAAAAAACTGAGGGTATCAAACAATAAGTCAGACCAGAAAGATACTCGAGTGAAACCACCTACCTTGCAAAGAGCAATCATGTCTCGCAAACTGAACGTTATAAGTCATTGATGACCTGACAATAAGCAACAAAATCATGCTTATTCAAAGCCCATTTAAGatcaaagaatttaaaaattacaaGGCTAGGTAAAACACAATTTCaacaaaaaaaattgaagataatTCAATGAACACACAACTATGATGAACAAATCAATGCACTGGGTTTTTTTAAATCCTTCAACTGACGTCATTTCTGTCTTTCTAACACGTCATCAAGTATTTTGCTTTAACCTCTTGCAATTTAAGCTAAAACACTCACTGTCAATAGACACAACACATGTCACGATTGAAAACAAATGTTCCACACTATCACGATGGTCCAACATCGGGAAAATGTACGTTGATAATATCGTTAGTCCTCAGTAAAGCTTCAGGAAAAACTCCCATCGGGGTAGCAAGTTTTGCAACGAAGAAATGCATCACATCAATATCTGATCCACGAAATTCTGCCGTTACCGTCGTGTTCTCGAACATGTTGACTTTACACGACCTACCTAAAACGAATGTGTTTCATGGAGGATTATAATTAATATAATGACAGGCAAATAAAAGAATGATTTTTAAACATAACCAAAAATTGTACATTTGCACATATTTTACCTACCTACTAGCCCTGTTATAGCTCTCAAAAATCTCTCCCTGAGGTATGCTCTCGCTTCTTGTTTTTCTTCATCAGCTACATCACTCGTTACATCTCCGGGTTGAGGAGATTCCATTCTTTCGTTTTAAAAAGAAACTGTTACGCCTTAAAATTCCCACAAATAAATAACATTGGAGCCATATTGTTTTCATTTATGGAGTAGAAACGCGTTGTTTTTGTTCTCAGGATAACCAACTCAAACAAAAGGAAGTTCTCAAAGCAAAGCTGCCAACCCATCTACAAATTTCAAATCACAAAATTATATCCTTGTAACCTACTTGATTACTATGATTACAGTTTGCTTCATTCTTTAACTTGAATATGACACTTTTTTCCACTCCCAGTCGATATTctgacgacgataataataataataataataataataataataataataataataataataataataataataataataataataataataataataataataatctatagcttttcccacatctgtggagtcgcgggtgcgaactgcgtcgcacatgtggatttggccctgttttacggccggatgcccttcctgacgccaaccctatatggagggatgtaatcaatattgcgtgtttatgtggtggttcaTAGTctagtgtgttgagtgaatatgaagaggaaagtgttgggacaaacacaaacacccaatccccgggccagaagaattaatcagaggcgattaatatccccaacccggggccttctgaaccgaaggccgcaacgctgaccattcagccaatgagtcagataataataataataataataataataataataataataataataataataataataataataaatcgttgCAAAATACAAAAAGACCCCATATGATCTGTTGAAGAATTAGTTCTACTAAACGTTGATTCTGCCCGTTccaatataggcctactgtaaacTGAGAGAATACTCTACATGGTACAATAATTAATATTCTATCTACGCTATTTGCTGAGGTCTTTCCAGAGCGCTGGCGTTCTCAAGCCCAAATTGGCAGaatcaatcctggcttagtccgatggtatttgatggtactcaaatacgtcggccttagGCTGGTAGATTTACGGGTAaggagacaaaattccggcaacccggcgtctccgcaaaccataaaattagttagagtagaacgcagcccggcctcccgatggtatcaccaccttgacgaaggcaaaatacattttaccgggtgttttggaggcttgcgtgttcaaatgatccttagagctatgccggcgggagcatatgctcctggaagggccacccaagccggacaggtctaaggtgatgatccagactaagagtgataccctggtcctccaggttggggggttggtacgtggggctaacaactccactaccacaaaactacatattgttcagaaaccaaatcgagataaccggacggtcccaaacttacgacgactaaagcgcgctaaatggcaacgatacggatatattggagatctaggaccgttggagtcaggaggtggcgtaggtgtgctgaagaccgggacgactggagagctgtggtcaaggaggccacggtccttaaaggaccgtagagccatggagtaagtaagtaagtaagtaagtaagaacgcagcccggaaggcggtttgaagagggttgcgcagtaacattcgcgcgctttgtagtatgacgtgcttTCCGCTgggccaatagaatcatttcagtaagaggtgcctgtttgtgcgggtcacgagtgaatgtttcgagtattatttgcaaatatcataatcaacgaattttgggaactatttgcgtgtgtacgatagatccaggaagagcaaaaagacaagtataccgtcgacaggcgagggaaatattatttaaagtgtatttgtattttgtaagcatgcagcatcaggcgttcataggcggagaaggtgaggaacgccatgctgccacgcttcaaaagaagacagcactcgcgtgtggtatcggcctgcgaacaatacagaggataaaacaagcttcggaaataaaaataatgcggtgttcaggtcgccagagaagaacccttagaggaagaagccagtgacggtcctcgatgatttcaataaaaatattctgcgtacaacaatatttgatatgtataaaaacggcgaatatcctaaggcattgaaactggaccgtccaatttaccttccttaatatctcgaaaactttcctcaacactttcgcgggttttgatgttaaaaattaatttggacttttaggaaacgtttaagcccacgaaaaatataggtcatcgctttggaattcaagatataactacatacatacatacatacattatcattatagactgttacgcctttcagcgttcagtctgcaagcctctgagaatttactaaacgtcgccacaatcctcgatttgcaactagtgttgtggcctcatttagttctatacctcttatctttaaatcgttagaaacagagtctaaccatcgtcgtcttggtctccctctacttctcttaccctccatagcagagtccattattctcctaggtaacctatcctccgccattcgcctcacatgaccccaccaccgaagccggtttatgcgtacagcttcatccatcgagttcattcctaaattagcctttatctcctcattccgagttccctcctgccattgttcccacctgtttgtaccagcaatcattcttgctactttcatgtctgttacttctaacttatgaataagatatcctgagtccacccagctttcgctcccataaagcaaagtcggtctgaaaacagaccgatgtaaagatagtttcgtctgggagctcacttccttcttacagaatactgctgatcgcaactgcgagctcactgcattagctttactacaccttgattcaatctcacttactatattaccatcctgggaaaacacacaacctaaatacttgaaattatcgacctgttctagctttgtatcaccaatctgacattcagttctgttggatttcttacctactgacatcaatttagtcttcgagaggctaatttgcataccatactcattgcacctattttcaagttctaagctgttagactgcaggctttcggcacagtctgccattaagaccaagtcgtcagcataggccaggctgcttactacatttccacctaactgaatccctccctgccattttatacctttcagcatatgatccatgtaaactacaaacagcaaaggtgaaagattacagccttgtctaactcctgtaagtaccctgaaccaagaactcattctaccatcaattctcactgaagcccaattgtcaacataaatgcctttgattgattttaataatctacctttaattccatagtcccccagtatagcgaacatcttttccctcggtaccctgtcatatgctttctctagatctacgaaacataaacacaactgcctattcctctcgtagcatttttcaattacctggcgcatactgaaaatctgatcctgacagcctctctgtggtctgaaaccacactggttttcatccaacttcctctcaacgactgatcgcaccctcccttccaagatgcctgtgaatactttgcctggtatactaatcaatgagatacctcgatagttgttgcaatccttcctgttcccttgcttatagataggtgcaattactgcttttgtccaatctgaaggtaccttaccaacactccacgctaattttactactctatgaagccatttcatccctgccttcccactatacttcaccatttcaggtctaatttcatctattcctgctgccttatgacaatggagtttatttactatcctttccacttcctcaagcataatttcaccaacatcattttcctcctccccatgagcttgactgtttgcaacaccaccatgatgatttccttttacattgagaagatgttcaaaatattccctccacctctccagtgattccctgggatctgttataagttcacctgaattactcaaaacactgttcatttcctttttccctcccttcctaagattctttattactgtccagaaaggtttccctgctgcttgacctagcctttccaggttattaccaaaatcttcccatgacttctttttggattcaacaactatttgtttcgctctgtttctttcatctacgtacaaatccctgtctgcctcggcccttgtttggagccatttctgataagccttctttttacgtttacaggctgctctcacttcatcattccaccaagatgttcgccttttcccatctttacacacagttgttcctaggcattcccttgctgtttctactacagcatccctgtatgccacccattcactttctatatcctgaacctgcttactgtctactgttcgaaacttctcactaatcatatccatgtacttctgtctaatttcctcgtcctggagattttctacccttattcgtttgcagacagatttcactttctctaccctaggcctagagatacttagttcactctgtatcatcgaaaaatccccgaaaaactcgtacattcctaaaagatttcctgaattcaaagtatgttaagatatagtctattatggatctggtacccctagcctcccatgtgtagcggtgaatagccttatgcttgaagaatgtattcgtagcagctaaacccatactagcacagaagtccagcaaacgcttcccattcccattagcttccatatcttccccacatttaccaatcaccctttcgtatccttcagttctattcccaactctcgcattgaaatcgcccattagcactattctatccttgctgttcaccctgaccacgatgtcactcaatgcttcataaaacttgtcaacttcatcctcatctgcaccctcacatggtgaatacacggacacaattcttgtcctaattcctcccactgacaaatctacccacatcattcgctcacttacgtgcctaacagaaactatgttgcgtgcaatggtattcctgataaagagccctaccccagactctgcccttccctttctaacacccgtcaagtaactggaagaaaaaatatttacacattcatgctgttatgctctctgcacttcgccttcatttctctcaacttccatttaacttctttaatatctcgaaaatttccctcaacactttctcggggtttgatgttaaaaattaatttggactttcacgaaacttttaagcccacaaaaaatataggtcatcgctttggaattaaagatataactggatgaaaaaatgtttacacatacatgctgttatgagtaggcaAATTgtcatcaccgcacctcatacttctgtctctctctgcgcaacgaaaccgccttccgggctgcgttctactctagtaggacgtaaaaccagtaacaacacatggaagaaaaggaaaaaggatTTTTAATGGAAAGATATAGCTTTATTATTtacaatgaattaaaataataCTTCCACTAATACAGACCCAGCGGAAATGACTTGCTGTAGCGTATCCTGCTTATGTTGAAATTACCGGCGGCAAAGCACTGTACATCGAAGCGCACACGATGgcattagtgaaaatgttttgtaAGCTATCCTGAGACTAAATTTTAATACAAAGTTGAATTGAAAATACTCTAGTCGGTAGAATCGATATGACTTGTAATTGTTCAGGTAAGTAAATACGTATTAGAGATATCTCCATACAGACAATGAGAACCCCTGGATAACTGGGAAAGATTCGTCTATTCATAGGCTCGGATATAAGTTAGCTCTACGCCTAGCCTCCTTGTTTCCTGGTAGGCTAATCATTTCTGTTGCAGGGTCAGTGAACCCTAGAGTTACGCGCCTCTTCAGCAGGGAAGTCacgtttctaaatttctcgacgTCTTTTCTCTGCTAAAAACAGGAGAAGAAGAAGGttaatgtgttgttgttgttgttgttgtttcaacaTTCCGTTTGTCAAGGGCTGAGAACGGGGCTACTTTTTTATCTATACTGATATTAAACTGAACTAAACTGTTCAGTCTTGGTATAGCTACTTGTTGGGATTTCAAGAGTGAAGGAAGGTAAGTTTGCGTAGTGTGGGAGTGCGACTTTTAGTTGAAGTCAGAACGTGTTTCCGTAAATAGTGCCCTTAAGGGAAATTAGCactgaattttgaaacttctaCGGTTTTTATACGATTTTTTTACCAAATTTAGTTGTTGCATTTAGgtacaaataaacacatattttaaaaaattagaggTAACTCCATTGGTTCATATCTCATTTAAATTGTTATACTTAAAAAGTATGTATTGtatttgagtcgtcagtccatagactggtttgaagcagccctccatgccaccctatcctgtgctaaccttttcatttctacgtaactattgcatcctacatctgctctaatctgcttgtcatattcataccttggtctacccctaccattcttaccacctacacttctttcaaaaaccaactgaacaagtcctgggtgtcttaagaagtgtcctatcattctatctcttcttctcgtcaaatttagccaaatcgatttcctctcaccaattctattcagtatctcttcattcgtgattcgatctatccatctcaccttcagcattcttctgtaacaccacatttcaaaagcttctattctctttctttctgagttagttatcgtccatgtttcacttccatacaatgccacgctccagatgaaagtcttcaaaaacatctttctaattccgatatcaatgtttgaagtgagcatatatcttttcttaagagagttcttccttgcttgtgctaatctgcattttatg is part of the Anabrus simplex isolate iqAnaSimp1 chromosome 10, ASM4041472v1, whole genome shotgun sequence genome and encodes:
- the LOC137502376 gene encoding gem-associated protein 7-like — encoded protein: MESPQPGDVTSDVADEEKQEARAYLRERFLRAITGLVGRSCKVNMFENTTVTAEFRGSDIDVMHFFVAKLATPMGVFPEALLRTNDIINVHFPDVGPS